In Deinococcus sp. QL22, the following are encoded in one genomic region:
- the pheS gene encoding phenylalanine--tRNA ligase subunit alpha: MTDQTLQTQALNDIAAAPDLETLQTVKTRYVGKSGLVTKELGTLGKLPPEERKARGAEINAVRAALEAALTEREAVLKQAALDAKLASEAIDVTLPGLPLPVGGLHPINRVYDDLTAIYERMGYAVIEGPEVEDEHHNFEALNVPWYHPARDLQDTFWLEDGRLLRTHTSPMQIRYMVNHEPALKVVVRGKVYRYEATDATHEAMFHQLEGLVVGDGISMTDLKGTIAEMARGLYGPTAKVRFQPSYYPFVEPGADFAVWWENPRGESKWLELGGCGMIHPNVFKAVDDLREAEGRERVYEGKTGFAFGLGPERIAMLKYGIPDIRYFYANDPKVIGQFRGELG; encoded by the coding sequence ATGACCGATCAGACCCTACAAACCCAAGCCCTGAACGACATCGCCGCCGCCCCCGACCTCGAGACCCTACAAACGGTGAAGACCCGCTACGTGGGCAAAAGCGGCCTCGTGACCAAAGAACTGGGCACACTGGGCAAGCTGCCCCCCGAAGAACGCAAGGCACGCGGCGCAGAGATCAATGCCGTGCGGGCCGCGCTGGAAGCCGCCCTGACCGAGCGCGAAGCCGTGCTGAAACAGGCCGCGCTGGACGCCAAACTTGCCAGCGAAGCCATAGACGTGACGCTGCCGGGCCTGCCCCTTCCGGTGGGGGGTCTGCACCCCATCAACCGTGTGTACGACGACCTGACTGCTATTTACGAGCGCATGGGCTACGCGGTCATAGAAGGGCCGGAAGTGGAGGACGAGCACCACAACTTCGAGGCCCTGAACGTGCCGTGGTATCACCCCGCCCGCGACCTGCAAGACACCTTCTGGCTGGAAGATGGCCGCCTGCTGCGGACGCACACCAGCCCCATGCAGATTCGCTACATGGTGAACCACGAACCTGCCCTGAAAGTCGTGGTGCGCGGCAAGGTCTACCGCTACGAGGCCACCGACGCCACCCACGAAGCCATGTTTCACCAACTGGAAGGGCTGGTGGTGGGCGACGGCATCTCCATGACCGACCTGAAAGGCACGATTGCCGAGATGGCGCGTGGGCTGTACGGCCCCACTGCCAAAGTGCGCTTTCAGCCCAGCTATTACCCCTTCGTGGAACCGGGGGCCGACTTTGCCGTGTGGTGGGAAAACCCGCGTGGCGAGAGCAAATGGCTGGAGCTGGGCGGCTGCGGCATGATCCATCCCAACGTGTTCAAGGCCGTAGACGACCTGCGCGAAGCCGAGGGCCGGGAGCGCGTGTACGAGGGCAAAACCGGATTCGCCTTCGGGCTGGGGCCAGAGCGCATTGCCATGCTGAAGTACGGCATCCCCGACATCCGCTACTTCTACGCGAATGACCCGAAAGTGATCGGGCAGTTTAGGGGTGAGTTGGGGTAG
- a CDS encoding NUDIX domain-containing protein: MGYLSELRAVWGHAPLFAVGIGVMILDERGRILLQQRGDDGLWGTPGGAVEPGEDFLTAARRELLEETGLVCPDLHLLDLPDGLVDGPELYHCYPNGHQVYMVGMRAQGTLPAAALDHAAPDDSGETLVLKWFDLNNLPPISANANIVKMNLLRARVGLPPLPLLPVPAPPPVTGNFARALRAAAGKRPLLLPGASVQVLDESGRLLLLRHAKTGLWALPGGSMEPGESFEACAARKLREETGLKAARLIPVQMQAGPMFRAQDAAGNIADTIGVIFRAKGVSESLHLSDLRLPAGEITEARWAGPDDLPGEGQWAGAYVREGVRGAFGKELSS, translated from the coding sequence ATGGGGTACTTGTCAGAGTTGCGGGCCGTCTGGGGCCACGCGCCGCTATTTGCAGTCGGCATCGGCGTGATGATTTTGGATGAACGGGGCCGGATTTTGCTCCAGCAGCGTGGGGATGACGGGTTGTGGGGCACACCGGGGGGCGCAGTGGAACCCGGTGAGGATTTCTTGACTGCTGCCCGCCGCGAATTACTGGAAGAAACAGGGCTGGTGTGCCCCGATCTGCACCTGCTGGACTTGCCCGATGGCCTGGTGGACGGGCCAGAGCTGTACCACTGCTACCCCAACGGCCATCAGGTGTACATGGTGGGCATGCGGGCGCAGGGCACGCTGCCCGCCGCCGCGCTAGACCACGCCGCCCCCGACGACAGCGGCGAAACCCTGGTCCTAAAGTGGTTCGACCTGAACAATTTGCCGCCCATCAGCGCGAACGCCAACATCGTCAAAATGAATCTGCTGCGGGCGCGGGTGGGCCTGCCGCCGCTGCCGCTGTTGCCTGTGCCCGCGCCCCCGCCGGTAACTGGCAATTTTGCGCGGGCGTTGCGTGCAGCAGCGGGAAAGCGGCCCCTTCTCTTGCCCGGTGCCAGTGTTCAGGTCTTGGATGAATCAGGGCGTTTGCTGCTGCTTCGGCACGCCAAAACTGGCCTCTGGGCATTGCCGGGCGGCAGCATGGAACCCGGCGAAAGCTTTGAAGCCTGCGCCGCCCGCAAGCTACGGGAAGAAACGGGCCTCAAGGCGGCGCGGCTGATTCCGGTACAGATGCAGGCCGGGCCGATGTTCCGGGCGCAGGATGCGGCGGGCAATATCGCTGACACCATCGGCGTGATCTTCCGTGCGAAGGGCGTCAGCGAAAGCCTGCACCTTTCCGATCTACGCCTGCCTGCCGGGGAAATCACGGAAGCACGGTGGGCCGGGCCGGATGACTTGCCGGGGGAAGGGCAATGGGCGGGGGCGTATGTCCGGGAAGGAGTGCGGGGGGCATTTGGAAAGGAGTTGAGTAGCTGA
- a CDS encoding NUDIX hydrolase: MEAFAIPCVGAIIGGQKDGQDALLIQVRQKPGGGIENGMLEVAAGKVREYENVFEALRREVREETGLSLSRILGEESSIIRTVNGYEVMSFTPFLTTQNLSGGYSIILHTFICEAEGILLEATGETTNIRWMTYKDCRELLRLQPEAFYPCTSTR; the protein is encoded by the coding sequence GTGGAAGCTTTCGCCATTCCCTGCGTCGGGGCCATCATTGGCGGTCAGAAGGATGGTCAAGACGCCCTACTCATTCAAGTTCGCCAGAAGCCCGGCGGCGGAATAGAGAACGGCATGTTGGAAGTGGCGGCGGGCAAAGTGCGCGAATACGAAAATGTCTTTGAGGCGTTGCGCCGGGAAGTCAGAGAAGAAACGGGCCTGAGCCTCAGCCGAATCTTGGGCGAAGAATCTTCAATCATTCGTACGGTCAACGGCTATGAAGTCATGAGCTTCACGCCTTTCCTGACGACTCAGAATTTATCGGGCGGCTATTCCATCATCCTGCACACCTTCATCTGTGAAGCGGAAGGCATTTTGTTAGAAGCAACGGGCGAGACGACGAACATCCGCTGGATGACCTACAAGGACTGCCGGGAACTGCTGAGGCTACAGCCGGAAGCTTTCTACCCCTGCACATCAACGCGCTGA
- the pheT gene encoding phenylalanine--tRNA ligase subunit beta: MKLPYTWLKELLPDLPPAADLEPILAQLGLPLEGIEDVPAPIAGVVLAAVTEAAPIDGTQLTRLALDVGPYGAKTIASGAPNAVGLRAGTMVALVTPGTTLGGMEYGVRMLQGVESWGMAASAKELSLGESAAGLMLFPAGTAAPGTPMHTVWAADSVLDVEVTPNRADVLSAVGLARDLAAFLKLELMMPDAGPQPTGNGAIRVSLPPRGLVIERDPSRKLRFGCDHFAARTVSGIQNGPSPLWMQRRLTLAGMRPIDLIVDASNYVMLELGQPTALYDRRDVTDDQIIVSFGLRQGETVRDLMGGEHGTGPEDLLILDGRPVPISSVADAFATAGEVKAGQGVLGIAGIMGGEHGRVRVDTSDVVIESAHFDPVLLRRTSTRLGLKTDAVYRYERGVDPLLAPRGANRVAGLLAAAGGGTAHPGLTLVGTPDVPGVIGATGSQIRALLGMDISTTEMSEILTRLGCEVVTADDQLTVTPPSWRIDMAIWQDLAEEVARLHGFIHLPETLPTLRIHTSNIGAEKEGLARANLRRALAGLGAQEVVTYTFTSDEEAAKARAEAPTVRLQNPLTADRTAMRTALYPSLLKAAGAHPKGERVLIFEIGRIFPASGEAERVGLLMRGDLAPKTHQPGMAGTFGVFKGLLESLAASLGAGVEVRQLRGDAVPSALHPGIAGELVWNGQGVGWIGALHPAVAAEFGLKGETFLLEAALPLPGRAWAFRDPSRAPAAWRDLAIIAPNAVSYGELAALLKAEAGALLETVEPFDVYVGTPIPEGERSVAVRLVFRGEKTLTDAEVDPVMERLIGAIRAQGWGIRDK, from the coding sequence ATGAAACTTCCCTACACCTGGCTTAAAGAACTCCTGCCTGACCTTCCCCCCGCCGCCGACCTGGAGCCGATTCTGGCCCAGTTGGGCTTGCCCCTAGAAGGCATTGAAGACGTGCCCGCGCCCATTGCAGGCGTGGTGCTGGCCGCCGTGACCGAGGCCGCGCCCATAGACGGCACGCAACTGACCCGCCTGGCGCTGGATGTCGGCCCATACGGAGCCAAAACCATTGCCAGCGGTGCGCCGAATGCGGTGGGCCTGCGGGCCGGAACGATGGTGGCCCTCGTGACTCCCGGAACCACGCTGGGCGGCATGGAATACGGCGTGCGGATGTTGCAGGGCGTGGAATCGTGGGGGATGGCCGCCAGCGCCAAAGAACTGAGTCTCGGTGAATCGGCGGCGGGGCTGATGCTGTTCCCGGCAGGCACGGCGGCCCCCGGCACGCCCATGCACACCGTCTGGGCCGCCGATAGCGTGCTGGACGTGGAAGTGACTCCCAACCGCGCCGATGTGCTGAGTGCTGTGGGGTTGGCCCGTGACCTCGCTGCCTTCCTGAAGCTGGAACTGATGATGCCTGACGCAGGCCCGCAACCGACTGGAAACGGAGCAATTCGGGTGTCGCTGCCCCCACGTGGTCTCGTTATCGAGCGCGATCCTTCCCGCAAATTGCGCTTCGGCTGCGACCATTTTGCTGCCCGCACCGTGTCTGGCATTCAGAACGGCCCCAGCCCACTGTGGATGCAGCGCCGCCTGACGCTGGCCGGAATGCGCCCGATTGACCTGATCGTGGACGCCAGCAATTACGTGATGCTGGAACTCGGTCAGCCCACCGCCCTGTATGACCGCCGCGACGTGACCGACGATCAGATCATCGTGTCCTTCGGGTTGCGGCAGGGCGAAACGGTGCGCGACCTGATGGGCGGCGAGCATGGGACGGGGCCGGAAGATCTGCTGATCCTGGATGGCCGCCCCGTGCCGATTTCCTCGGTGGCCGACGCTTTTGCCACCGCTGGCGAGGTCAAAGCCGGTCAGGGCGTGCTGGGTATTGCGGGCATCATGGGCGGCGAGCATGGGCGCGTGCGGGTTGATACCAGTGATGTGGTGATCGAATCGGCGCACTTCGACCCCGTGTTGTTGCGGCGCACCAGCACGCGCCTCGGCCTGAAAACCGACGCCGTGTACCGTTATGAGCGCGGCGTAGACCCGTTGCTGGCCCCACGCGGCGCGAACCGGGTGGCCGGACTGCTGGCGGCGGCGGGCGGCGGCACGGCCCATCCCGGCCTGACCTTGGTGGGCACGCCCGACGTTCCCGGCGTCATCGGGGCCACCGGCAGCCAGATTCGCGCCCTCTTGGGCATGGACATTTCCACCACCGAGATGAGCGAAATCCTGACCCGGCTGGGCTGCGAAGTCGTGACCGCCGACGACCAACTGACCGTCACGCCTCCCTCATGGCGCATCGACATGGCGATCTGGCAGGATCTGGCCGAGGAAGTGGCCCGCCTGCACGGGTTCATCCATCTGCCCGAAACGCTGCCCACGCTGCGGATTCATACCAGCAACATCGGCGCGGAAAAAGAAGGCTTGGCCCGCGCCAACCTGCGCCGCGCCCTGGCCGGACTGGGCGCACAGGAAGTCGTGACTTACACGTTTACCAGCGACGAGGAAGCGGCAAAAGCCCGCGCCGAAGCGCCCACCGTGCGCCTGCAAAATCCGCTGACCGCTGACCGTACCGCTATGCGAACCGCCCTGTATCCGTCGCTGCTCAAGGCGGCGGGCGCCCACCCCAAAGGCGAGCGCGTGCTGATCTTCGAAATCGGGCGCATCTTCCCGGCCAGCGGAGAGGCCGAGCGCGTGGGCCTGCTGATGCGCGGTGACCTCGCCCCCAAAACGCATCAGCCGGGGATGGCCGGAACGTTTGGTGTCTTCAAGGGCCTGCTGGAAAGCCTCGCCGCCAGCCTCGGCGCGGGCGTAGAGGTGCGCCAGTTGCGCGGCGACGCGGTGCCTTCTGCGCTGCATCCCGGTATCGCGGGCGAGTTGGTCTGGAACGGGCAGGGCGTGGGCTGGATCGGGGCGCTGCATCCCGCTGTGGCCGCCGAATTTGGCCTGAAGGGGGAGACATTTTTGCTGGAAGCCGCCCTGCCGCTACCGGGCCGCGCCTGGGCCTTCCGCGACCCCAGCCGCGCTCCCGCTGCGTGGCGCGACTTGGCGATCATTGCGCCCAATGCCGTCTCTTACGGGGAACTGGCCGCGCTCCTGAAGGCCGAAGCCGGAGCCTTGCTGGAAACTGTGGAACCCTTCGACGTGTACGTCGGCACGCCTATTCCCGAAGGAGAGCGCAGCGTGGCCGTGCGCCTCGTGTTCCGGGGCGAAAAGACTCTCACCGACGCCGAGGTCGACCCGGTGATGGAACGCCTGATCGGGGCCATTCGGGCGCAGGGGTGGGGGATTCGGGACAAGTAA
- a CDS encoding aminotransferase class I/II-fold pyridoxal phosphate-dependent enzyme, translating to MTDAPARLPIPDTTEQAAADWSYETTAVQTGIGRGLGVTIGIPVHHAAAFQFETLEQAQEEFQLNTGLSYARLQNPTVRALEERLTALEGGAATIALSSGQAATLTTIMSVCRAGDHVVSTASLFGGTSGMLNNILPLMGISATLTANTPDAVRAALQPNTRLVWGETLSNPAGDVPDIAAFADIAHAHGALLGIDNTCAGVGFLCRPLEHGADIVSQSLTKWAGGHGGVLGGSVTVGTQHDLARNPIYTEGGANSVLNVRGDAALAWRQRWFGAHQLGMNLAPQNAHQIAQGLETLALRLERESATALALAHWLEAHPAVGRVSYVGLPGHPSHANAVRVLRHGFGAVLTFEVPDPSAFLPRLKVLRIAPNLGDTRTLVVHPWTTTHGRIAEPARHAAGVTPLTIRMSVGVEALADLQADIAQALA from the coding sequence ATGACCGACGCGCCCGCCCGACTTCCCATTCCTGATACGACTGAGCAAGCCGCCGCCGATTGGAGCTACGAAACCACCGCCGTACAAACTGGCATTGGGCGCGGCCTGGGCGTCACTATCGGCATTCCGGTGCATCACGCCGCCGCCTTCCAATTCGAGACACTGGAGCAGGCACAGGAAGAATTTCAACTGAATACGGGTCTCAGCTACGCCCGGCTGCAAAACCCTACCGTGCGGGCGCTGGAAGAACGTCTGACCGCGCTGGAAGGCGGCGCAGCCACCATCGCGCTGTCCAGCGGACAGGCGGCCACCCTCACCACCATCATGAGCGTGTGCCGCGCCGGGGATCATGTGGTGTCTACGGCCAGTTTGTTTGGGGGCACGTCGGGCATGCTGAACAACATCCTGCCGCTGATGGGCATTTCGGCGACCCTGACGGCCAATACGCCCGACGCGGTGAGGGCCGCCCTGCAGCCCAACACCCGGCTGGTCTGGGGCGAAACCCTCAGCAATCCCGCCGGAGACGTGCCCGACATCGCGGCCTTTGCCGACATCGCGCACGCACACGGGGCGCTGCTGGGCATAGACAACACCTGCGCGGGCGTGGGCTTCCTGTGCCGTCCGCTGGAACACGGCGCAGATATCGTGTCCCAGTCGCTGACCAAGTGGGCGGGCGGACACGGCGGGGTCTTGGGCGGCAGCGTCACCGTGGGCACACAGCACGACCTGGCGCGCAATCCCATTTACACCGAGGGCGGAGCCAACAGCGTACTGAACGTGCGCGGCGATGCGGCCCTGGCCTGGCGGCAGCGCTGGTTCGGGGCGCACCAACTGGGCATGAATCTGGCCCCCCAGAATGCCCACCAGATCGCGCAGGGCCTGGAAACGCTGGCGCTGCGGCTGGAGCGTGAATCGGCCACAGCTCTGGCGCTGGCACACTGGTTGGAAGCGCATCCCGCCGTGGGCCGCGTCAGCTACGTGGGCCTGCCGGGTCACCCCTCGCACGCCAACGCTGTTCGGGTGCTGCGGCACGGCTTCGGCGCAGTCCTGACCTTCGAGGTGCCTGACCCCTCGGCCTTCCTGCCCCGCCTGAAAGTGCTGAGAATTGCCCCCAATCTGGGCGATACGCGCACGCTGGTGGTACACCCGTGGACGACCACGCATGGCCGCATTGCCGAGCCTGCCCGCCACGCGGCCGGGGTCACACCGCTGACCATCCGCATGAGCGTGGGCGTAGAGGCATTGGCCGATTTGCAGGCGGATATCGCGCAGGCGTTGGCCTGA